In Cellulomonas wangsupingiae, the genomic window GGAGCTGCTCGAGGACGTCGACGAGTTCCGCAGCGCGCAGCAGATCCACCAGATGCTCCAGCAGCGCGGGCAGGAGATCGGGCTCGCCACGGTGTACCGCACGCTCAACGCGATGGCCGAGCAGGGCGACCTCGAGGTGCTCCTGCAGCCCACCGGCGAGCACACCTACCTGCGGTGCGAGCCGCGCAGCGAGCACCACCACCACCTCGTGTGCCGCGTCTGCGGGCGCACCGTCGACGTCGCGGCCCCCGAGCTCGAGCGCATCGTCGAGGCCCTGGCGTCCAGCCACGACTTCGCCGACGTCGAGCACAGCATCGACTTCGTGGGCACCTGCCGCGACTGCGCCCGCGCCTGACGTCCCGACCGGGCTCCCCCGGGGGACGGGGTGCGCCGGGCCCGGCGCCTGTCGATACTGGCCGGAGGACCTGCACGGCAGGGCACGGGGGGCCACGACCGGTGAGGACACCATGACGCACACGGCAGCGGCGCGCCCCGACGACACGACCGGGCCTCCGGCCGGGTCGGCAGCGCACGGCGACGAGGTCGTGGCGCTCGTGCGCCGCTGGCTGACCGAGGCTGCCGACGAGCCCGTCGACCCGGCGGCGCGGCAGCTCGCGGCTCTGCTGCGCGAGCCGGACGGGCTGGCGTTCGCCGTCGGGTTCGTCGACGGCGTCGTGCGTCCGGAGGACCACCGGGTCGCCGCGCGGCGGCTGCGGGAGCTCGCCGCGCGTCCCCCGCAGTTCCTGCCACCGCCGCTGCGGGCGGCGCTGCGGCTGGGCGGGTCGGTCGCGCCCGCGCTCCCCGACGTCGCCGTGCCCGTCGCACGCCGCGTCCTGCGCCAGATGGTCGGCCACCTCGTCGTCGATGCCGGGGACCGCCGCCTCGGGTCCGCGATCGCACGCCTGCGCCGCGACGGCACGCGCCTCAACGTCAACCTCCTCGGCGAGGCCGTGCTGGGCGACCGCGAGGCGGAACGCCGGCTGGCCGGCACCCGCCGGCTGCTGGCGCGCGACGACGTCGACTACGTGTCCGTCAAGGTGTCGTCGGTCGTCGCACCCCACGCCCCGTGGGCGTTCGACCAGTCCGTCACGGACGTCGTCGAGCGCCTCGTCCCGCTGTTCGAGCAGGCGGCGGCCTCGTCGACGCCGAAGTTCATCAACCTCGACATGGAGGAGTACAAGGACCTGGACCTCACGGTCGAGGTCTTCACGCGCCTGCTGGAGCGTCCGTCCCTGCGCCGGCTCGAGGCGGGCATCGTGCTCCAGGCGTACCTCCCCGACGCGCTGCCCGCGATGCACCGGCTCCAGGAGTGGGCCGCCGCGCGCCGTGCCGGGGGCGGCGCGGGCATCAAGGTCCGGCTGGTCAAGGGCGCGAACCTGCCGATGGAGCAGGTCGAGGCCGAGCTGCACGGCTGGCCGCCGGCCACCTGGTCGTGCAAGCGCGCGACGGACGCCCACTACAAGCGGGTCCTCGACTGGGCGCTGCGGCCCGACCGCGTCGCGAACGTCCGCCTGGGCGTCGCGGGGCACAACCTGTTCGACGTCGCCCACGCGTGGCTGCTGGCCGGGGAGCGCGGCGTCCGGGACGGCGTCGACGTCGAGATGCTGCTGGGCATGGCACCGGGCCAGGCGGAGGCCGTGCGTCGGGACGTCGGCAGCCTGCTGCTGTACACGCCCGTGGTCGCACCGCAGGAGTTCGACGTGGCGATCGCCTACCTCGTGCGGCGCCTCGAGGAGGGCGCGTCGAGCGACAACTTCATGTCCGCGGTGTTCGACCTGGCCGACGACGACGCCCTCTTCGACCGCGAGCGCGACCGCTTCGTCGCGTCGCTGGCCGACGTCGGCTCCCCCGTCCCGGACCGCCACCGGGTGCCGGACCGGCACGCCGCCGTGCCGCCGTCCGCACCCGGCGCGTTCACCAACACCCCCGACACGGACCCGGCGGTCCGCGAGCACCGGGCGTGGGTCCGCGAGGTGCTGGCCCGGGTGCCGGGGTCCCGCCTCGGGGTGGCGGGGATCGACGCCGCGAGAGTGCGCGACGCGGCCACGCTCGACGTGCTGGTCCGCGACGCCCAGAAGGCCGGGCGGGCGTGGGGCGCCCGGCCCGCGGCCGAGCGCGCCGCGGTCCTCGACCGTGCCGGCGCGACCCTCGAGGCGCACCGCGGCGACCTGCTCGAGGTCATGGCGTCCGAGGCGGGCAAGACCGTCGACCAGGGCGACCCCGAGGTGTCGGAGGCCGTCGACTTCGCGCACTGGTACGCCGAGCTGGCGCGCGGCCTGGACCACGTCGACGGCGCGGTGTTCGTGCCCGCGGCCCTCACGCTGGTCACTCCCCCGTGGAACTTCCCCGTCGCGATCCCGGCCGGGTCGGCGCTCGCGGCGTTGGCCGCGGGGTCGGCGGTCGTCCTCAAGCCGGCCCGGCCCGCCGAGCGGTGCGGTGCGGTGCTGGCCGAGGCGCTGTGGGAGGCCGGGGTCCCGCGCGACGTGCTGCGCCTGGTGCAGGTCGACGAGGACACCCTCGGCCGCGACCTCGTCGCCCACCCGGCCGTGGACCGCGTCATCCTCACCGGTGCGTACGAGACGGCCGAGCTGTTCCGGTCGTTCCGGCCCGACCTGCCGCTGCTGGCCGAGACCAGCGGCAAGAACGCGATCGTCGTGACCCCGAGCGCGGACCTCGACCTGGCCGTGCGTGACGTGGTCGCCTCGGCGTTCGGGCACGCGGGGCAGAAGTGCTCGGCGGCGTCCCTCGTCGTGCTCGTCGGGTCGGTCGCGACGTCGCGTCGGTTCCGCTCCCAGCTGCTCGACGCCGTGTCGTCCCTGGCGGTCGGGCCACCGGACGACGCCCGCACGCAGATGGGCCCGCTGATCGAGCCCGCCGCCGGCAAGCTGCTGACCGGGCTGACCGAGCTGGAGCGCGGCCAGGCGTGGGCGCTGACCCCCCGCCCGCTGGACGCCGAGGGCCGGGTGTGGACGCCGGGCGTCGTCACCGGCGTGCGGCGCGGGTCGCGCACGCACCGCACCGAGTACTTCGGCCCCGTGCTGGGCATCATGACCGCGCGGACCCTCGACGACGCGATCGACCTGGTGAACGACGTGGAGTACGGCCTGACGTCCGGCCTGCACAGCCTCGACCCCGACGAGATCGCGACCTGGCTCGGCCGGGTCCAGGCCGGCAACCTCTACGTCAACCGCGGCACCACGGGGGCCGTCGTGCGCCGCCAGCCGTTCGGGGGGTGGCGGCGGTCGGCCGTGGGGCCGGGCGCCAAGGCCGGCGGTCCGAGCT contains:
- a CDS encoding bifunctional proline dehydrogenase/L-glutamate gamma-semialdehyde dehydrogenase gives rise to the protein MTHTAAARPDDTTGPPAGSAAHGDEVVALVRRWLTEAADEPVDPAARQLAALLREPDGLAFAVGFVDGVVRPEDHRVAARRLRELAARPPQFLPPPLRAALRLGGSVAPALPDVAVPVARRVLRQMVGHLVVDAGDRRLGSAIARLRRDGTRLNVNLLGEAVLGDREAERRLAGTRRLLARDDVDYVSVKVSSVVAPHAPWAFDQSVTDVVERLVPLFEQAAASSTPKFINLDMEEYKDLDLTVEVFTRLLERPSLRRLEAGIVLQAYLPDALPAMHRLQEWAAARRAGGGAGIKVRLVKGANLPMEQVEAELHGWPPATWSCKRATDAHYKRVLDWALRPDRVANVRLGVAGHNLFDVAHAWLLAGERGVRDGVDVEMLLGMAPGQAEAVRRDVGSLLLYTPVVAPQEFDVAIAYLVRRLEEGASSDNFMSAVFDLADDDALFDRERDRFVASLADVGSPVPDRHRVPDRHAAVPPSAPGAFTNTPDTDPAVREHRAWVREVLARVPGSRLGVAGIDAARVRDAATLDVLVRDAQKAGRAWGARPAAERAAVLDRAGATLEAHRGDLLEVMASEAGKTVDQGDPEVSEAVDFAHWYAELARGLDHVDGAVFVPAALTLVTPPWNFPVAIPAGSALAALAAGSAVVLKPARPAERCGAVLAEALWEAGVPRDVLRLVQVDEDTLGRDLVAHPAVDRVILTGAYETAELFRSFRPDLPLLAETSGKNAIVVTPSADLDLAVRDVVASAFGHAGQKCSAASLVVLVGSVATSRRFRSQLLDAVSSLAVGPPDDARTQMGPLIEPAAGKLLTGLTELERGQAWALTPRPLDAEGRVWTPGVVTGVRRGSRTHRTEYFGPVLGIMTARTLDDAIDLVNDVEYGLTSGLHSLDPDEIATWLGRVQAGNLYVNRGTTGAVVRRQPFGGWRRSAVGPGAKAGGPSYLVGLGGWAPARATSGAPVTDPDAVRLVAAAGVDLPPAEAARVERAAGSDAAAWRDVFAARDVSGLACERNVLRHLPVAEAVLVRLAPGAPVADLVRVVAAAAVAGARLVASVPAALPTGLAAAVDAVGPVHVEDDAAWAARVGALGAGRVRLVGAAAASVADATRGRPDVAVWDHPVTEAGRIELLPFLREQAVSVTAHRFGTAHDLTSRALPLGP
- a CDS encoding Fur family transcriptional regulator — protein: MIGQRVTRQRVAIAELLEDVDEFRSAQQIHQMLQQRGQEIGLATVYRTLNAMAEQGDLEVLLQPTGEHTYLRCEPRSEHHHHLVCRVCGRTVDVAAPELERIVEALASSHDFADVEHSIDFVGTCRDCARA